The window TTTATTGTGTTTTCGGCTTGTTCCAGGATTGCCAATTGTTCTTCGCTGAGCTGGGCAAGGTTCAGTTTGTCTAATTTGCTTTTTGACACTGCGATCACCTCCACCATAATTTTATCCATATTTGTGGTCAATAATCGCAAAAAACAGCTTGGACCTGCGTAAATATTAGCTAAGGAAGGCAAGCTATAGAGAGATGAAGAGGAGGGTGTACATGGATTATATTCATCAAAAACTACCCAACGGCGTGTCATTGCACATGTTGCCAATGGACAATTATAAGACCACTTTTGCCGGGGTGTTTTTCTATTGGCCGTTGGGCGAGGACGTGGCCGAGACTGCCCTCATCCCCCATGTGCTCCAGCGGGGCACAGCCACCTACCCCACCGCCCGGGAACTGCGCAGCCGCCTGGCGGAACTTTACGGCAGCCAGTTCGGCGTCAATGTTCTGAAGCGGGGCGAGAACCTGGTGGTACAAATTAAGCTGCAATTGGTCAACGACCGTTACCTGCCGGAGACTTCTAATCTGCTGGAGGAGTGCAGCGATATCCTCCGGGAAGTGGTGCTGCACCCCTATCAGGAGCATCATCATTTCGCTCCCCGTTATGTCTCCGGGGAAAAGAAGAACATCCAGTCCCGAATCCGGTCGCTATTGAACGACAAGGGGCGCTTTGCCTTCCACCGCTGCCTGCAGCACCTCTGTCCCGACCGGGGCTACAGCAAAAGCAAGTACGGCACCTTGGACCAGGTGGAGGCCATAACCCCCGATACGCTCTGGGATCACTATCAGAAACTGATCAATCAGGCGCCGGTGGACATTTATATCTGCGGCCGCTACGACCATAATCGCGTGGTGGATACGATCTCCGAGCGCTTTAACTGGCAGCGGGAGCGCCAGGATGAGCCCTGGCGCAGCAAGCGGATTGAAGCCGGTGACCATCAGATAGTGCACGAGCGAATGGATATCAGCCAGGGCAAGCTGGTCCTAGCCCAGACCTCTGATGTAACCCAGGACTCTGACCTCTACCCCGCCCTGATCATGTATAACGGCATTTTGGGTGCCTATCCCCATTCCAAATTGTTCCAAAATGTCCGGGAGAGAAAGGGGCTGGCCTATTACATTGGTTCCAGTCTGGACAGCAGCATGGGACTGCAGTTCATCTCCGCTGGTATTGAAGCCCAGACCTTTAATGACGCCACATCGCTGATCCAGGAGCAGTTGGAGGCGATGGTCCAGGGCAAAATCAGCAAGGACGAGTTGGAATGGACCCGCTCCAGCCTCAAGACCGGTCTTTTGCAGATGTATGACGATCTCGGCGAGCAGGTTGCTTTGGCTGTGGATGGCCGCATCAGCGGTCGGCGCTGGACAATCGGCAAGCTGCTTGAGGCAATTTCCGGTTTGGGCATTAAAGATGTCACCGAAGTGGCCCGGCGCATGCATTTGCAGACCACATATTTTCTGTCCAACGGGGAGGTGGAATGATGGAATATACCTGCAAGAATTACCCGAAACTGGCGGAAAAGATTATCAGCGCTACCATGCCCAGTGGTTTACAATGCCTGTTCATACCCAAACCGGGGTTCAAGCGTAAGTTTGCTGTGTTGGCTACGCCCTATGGTTCGATAAACAGGGAAGTTCTCATTGACGGCCAGCCTTTCAAAACGCCGGCGGGCATTGCCCACTTTTTGGAGCATAAACTCTTTGAGGATCCCAATCACAGCATTGAAAATCGATTTGCGGCCCTGGGCGCCAGTGTCAACGCATACACCACCCACACCCAGACAGCGTACCTGTTTTCCACTGCCGAGAACTTCCAGGAGTGCCTAAACATCCTTTTGGATTTTGTCCAGAAGCCGGCCTTCACCGAGCAGGGCGTGATTGATGAACGGAGCATTATTGCCCAGGAAATCAAGATGTACAACGATCAGCCCAATTGGGCGGTGTACCTGGGGGCCCTGCAAAGCATGTATGGCGAGCATCCGGTGGCCGAGGATATCGCGGGCCAGGTGGAGGATTTGGAGCATATCGATTACGACCTGTTAAAAAAATGTCATCAGCTGTTCTATCATCCCGAGAGAATGGTGCTGGTGGTCTCGGGGGATCTGGATTTTAAGGAACTGTTTGCGATGATTGAGCAGAACCAGAAGACGAAGAAGTTTCCACCTCTGCCCAATCTAGAGCATAACATTCCCCGGGCCCAGATGACCGAATGTGCCGGTCCCAACAAATTTATGGAGGTGGCCCGTCCCCTGTTCAGTCTGGGAATCCGGGACAGGGAAGTGGATTCCAGCCAGGAGGCAATCAGGCGGGAACAAGTGGCAAGCCTGCTGCTGGAGGTCTTTATCGGAAAGAACTCCCCATTCTATAACCGCCTTTATGACGAGGGACTGATTGACGCCTCCTTTGGTGTCGAATACACCAGCACTCCCTGGTACAGTCACTTTATCTTCGGCGGTGAGTCAGACAATCCCCGGCAACTGGCCGATGAACTGCTGGCGGAGCTCAAGCGTTTGCAGGAGTGCGGGATCAACAGCCAGCTCTTTGAACAGAATTTAAAAAAACTAACCGGCCTCTCAATCATGGACCTCAACGGCCTGGAGTCAATTGTGATGGCCACTTCCAGCGATTGGTTGATGGACAGCAGTTATTTTGAACGCTTTGAACACCTGCGCAACATTAAGAAAGAGGATGTGGAGGCGCTACTGCACAGCCTGGATTTAGATAAATCCTGCCTCTCGGTGGTTAACCCCCTAAACAGCTAGCAAGCCCTGCGGGGCTTGTTGCGTTTCCTGGCGGGAGTGGTACACTGAAAATGGGAGGTGGAAATTTTGCGTCATATCTACGGTCCAGTTCATTCCCGGCGCCTGGGCAAGTCCCTGGGCGTGAATATCACCCCCGGCCGCGTTTGCAATTTGGACTGCATCTATTGCGAGGAGGCGCGCCCAACCGTGCTTCACACCCTGGAACGCAAAGAATACGCGCCTGCCCATCAGGTGATTGCCGAGATAAGAGAAGCGACTACGCCTGATCTGGACTACATCACCTTTTCCGGCTCCGGGGAACCGACACTACACTTGCGCCTGGGCGAAATCCTCCAGGCGCTGCAAGACATCCCCGTGCCCAAGGCGGTAATCACCAACTCGGGCCTTTTGCATCTGGCCACGGTGCGGGAGGAGTTGCAGGCCGCCGACCTGGTTGTGCCCTCTCTGGATGCTGTCAGCGAAGCGGTCTTCCAAAAGCTCAACCGGCCCTGCCCCCAGCTCAGCGCCAAAACAGTAATTGCCGGGTTACGGGAGTTTAGCGCTAATTATTCCGGCCAAATCTGGCTGGAGGTGCTGCTGGTCAAGGGTGTCAACGATAGTCCCGATGAGGTAAAGGAGATTGCCGGGGTGGCCAACACCCTTAAAATTGACAAAGTACAGTTAAACACCATCAGTCGGGCTACCACTGTTGCCGGTTGCCAGCCGGTATTGGCGGAAGCCCTCGCCAAATACGCTAACTTGTTTGCAGCGCCAACAGAAATATATACCTGAGTAGAACCAAATTCTTGGACCCGACGTCTTAAGGGTAGAAACAAAAAGGAGTGTGCCAAAATGAAAAAGGTGGCCCTGGTTTTGGCGGTAGCGTTGCTGTTGACGGGCTGCGCTGCGAGCGTAATCTTTGCCGATAATGACCAGGAATATAACTCCAGGGAAGTGCCTGTGCCCGGCGAGCTTACACCTGCACAGTTTGACCAGTTGCGGGAGCAGGACGTTTATGTCATGAGCGCGGGACCGGTGGACGGCAAGTTGCATGTAAATGTGCTGCGGCCCAATCAACAGGTGGTGCAGAAAGTTCAGGCAATCGTCGGCGAGGATGTCGTTATCACCGAGGCAGAAGAGTGGTTTGTTATCCGCGGTGAAATTACGAAGATAGTAAGCGATGACAACGACCGCGTAATTATTTTTGTCGAAAATGACGAGGAAAGTCCCGATGACAAAGCTTATATTCTCAAAAATGATTACACGATAATTGAGAAGCCCAGCATTCGCCACGGCCAGGAGGTAGCGAGGATATTAAGTGCCGATGAACTGGCGACAGGCCAGACTGTGGAAGTGCAGGGTGTCGGTGCCTTCTTACTATCCTATCCACCCAAGGGAAGCGTCGGGACAATAAGGTATTGTTGAGTAATTAAAACGCTTGGAAAGCTAAAGGGAGAGAGTCCGATGCGAATATGGTTGGCCCTGATTCTAGGCACAACACTGATACTTGCAGCTTGCGGACAAAATGCGCCTGCCCGGAACAATAAAAATATCAACCCCCCTGAACTTACCCAGCAACAACTTAACGAACTACGGGAGCAGGGAGTCCACGTGATGACAGCTTGG of the Bacillota bacterium genome contains:
- a CDS encoding insulinase family protein; this encodes MMEYTCKNYPKLAEKIISATMPSGLQCLFIPKPGFKRKFAVLATPYGSINREVLIDGQPFKTPAGIAHFLEHKLFEDPNHSIENRFAALGASVNAYTTHTQTAYLFSTAENFQECLNILLDFVQKPAFTEQGVIDERSIIAQEIKMYNDQPNWAVYLGALQSMYGEHPVAEDIAGQVEDLEHIDYDLLKKCHQLFYHPERMVLVVSGDLDFKELFAMIEQNQKTKKFPPLPNLEHNIPRAQMTECAGPNKFMEVARPLFSLGIRDREVDSSQEAIRREQVASLLLEVFIGKNSPFYNRLYDEGLIDASFGVEYTSTPWYSHFIFGGESDNPRQLADELLAELKRLQECGINSQLFEQNLKKLTGLSIMDLNGLESIVMATSSDWLMDSSYFERFEHLRNIKKEDVEALLHSLDLDKSCLSVVNPLNS
- a CDS encoding insulinase family protein, with the translated sequence MKRRVYMDYIHQKLPNGVSLHMLPMDNYKTTFAGVFFYWPLGEDVAETALIPHVLQRGTATYPTARELRSRLAELYGSQFGVNVLKRGENLVVQIKLQLVNDRYLPETSNLLEECSDILREVVLHPYQEHHHFAPRYVSGEKKNIQSRIRSLLNDKGRFAFHRCLQHLCPDRGYSKSKYGTLDQVEAITPDTLWDHYQKLINQAPVDIYICGRYDHNRVVDTISERFNWQRERQDEPWRSKRIEAGDHQIVHERMDISQGKLVLAQTSDVTQDSDLYPALIMYNGILGAYPHSKLFQNVRERKGLAYYIGSSLDSSMGLQFISAGIEAQTFNDATSLIQEQLEAMVQGKISKDELEWTRSSLKTGLLQMYDDLGEQVALAVDGRISGRRWTIGKLLEAISGLGIKDVTEVARRMHLQTTYFLSNGEVE
- a CDS encoding radical SAM protein, with product MEILRHIYGPVHSRRLGKSLGVNITPGRVCNLDCIYCEEARPTVLHTLERKEYAPAHQVIAEIREATTPDLDYITFSGSGEPTLHLRLGEILQALQDIPVPKAVITNSGLLHLATVREELQAADLVVPSLDAVSEAVFQKLNRPCPQLSAKTVIAGLREFSANYSGQIWLEVLLVKGVNDSPDEVKEIAGVANTLKIDKVQLNTISRATTVAGCQPVLAEALAKYANLFAAPTEIYT